A single window of Aquabacterium sp. OR-4 DNA harbors:
- a CDS encoding antibiotic biosynthesis monooxygenase, whose amino-acid sequence MDKSAEHAVTVLISRRVKPGHDAEFERLCRQLMEVAASFAGYLGSSLVHPGEEPGADDGLYHVVLAFDRAASLQAWQDSPARALGLAALAPHIDGEPSIRHVSGLAHWFQPRHTLPLGQPPRWKVAIVTWLGICPTVYAVFLAMGPWLGAWPLLPRVALMTAVVVAAMTWLVAPQLTRLFRPWLYRTRSAAKQ is encoded by the coding sequence ATGGACAAGTCTGCCGAGCACGCCGTCACGGTGCTGATCAGCCGTCGGGTGAAGCCGGGGCACGACGCCGAGTTCGAGCGCCTGTGCCGGCAGCTGATGGAGGTTGCCGCCAGCTTTGCGGGCTATCTCGGCTCGTCGCTGGTTCACCCCGGCGAGGAGCCCGGTGCCGACGATGGCCTGTACCACGTGGTGCTGGCCTTCGACCGCGCCGCCAGCCTGCAAGCCTGGCAGGATTCGCCTGCCCGCGCCCTGGGCCTGGCCGCACTGGCGCCGCACATCGACGGCGAACCGTCGATCCGCCATGTCTCCGGTCTGGCGCACTGGTTCCAGCCCCGCCACACGCTGCCGCTGGGCCAGCCACCGCGCTGGAAGGTGGCCATCGTCACCTGGCTGGGCATCTGCCCCACCGTGTACGCGGTGTTCCTGGCCATGGGTCCGTGGCTGGGCGCCTGGCCGCTGCTGCCTCGCGTGGCGCTGATGACCGCCGTGGTCGTCGCGGCCATGACCTGGTTGGTGGCGCCGCAACTCACGCGACTGTTCAGGCCTTGGCTCTATCGAACAAGGTCAGCGGCTAAGCAGTAG
- a CDS encoding CaiB/BaiF CoA transferase family protein yields MSFEPLKGLRVLDLTSVVVGPVCTWRLGQYGAEIVKLESPEGDLMRGLGGLSPTGQHSGTYLHLNRGKRNICLDLKQPAALAVAQQLVDSADVIVANMRPQALARLGLDPDTVCARHPGKVYCLITGYGTDGPYAGRPTYDSVVQAATGMAGLMQARDGQPAYMPMLICDHVAGEIAAGAILAAVLRRQATGEGSRIEVPMFETMAAFVLQEHLAQHSFDPPVGPPGDRRLLSPHNRPVQTADGWIAFTVNTDAQVRAFLKATDRAALLDDPRFASVAGRARHVVEWFEIRGAPLTRRSTAQWLEILLAADIAVQPCHTLESLPQDPHLQAVGLLDYEQHPTEGRTASIRASIRVDDATLDRRTPAQPRGADTRALLAELGHTTEAIQAMFDQGAAQSAAVG; encoded by the coding sequence ATGAGCTTCGAACCCCTGAAGGGCCTGCGGGTCCTGGACCTGACCAGCGTGGTGGTGGGCCCGGTGTGCACCTGGCGCCTGGGCCAGTACGGCGCCGAGATCGTGAAGCTGGAAAGCCCCGAGGGCGACCTGATGCGCGGCCTGGGCGGCCTGTCGCCCACCGGCCAGCATTCGGGCACCTACCTGCACCTGAACCGCGGCAAGCGCAACATCTGCCTCGACCTGAAGCAGCCGGCCGCGCTGGCCGTGGCGCAGCAGCTGGTGGATTCGGCCGATGTCATCGTGGCCAACATGCGCCCGCAGGCGCTGGCCCGCCTGGGCCTGGACCCGGACACGGTGTGCGCCCGCCACCCCGGCAAGGTCTACTGCCTGATCACCGGCTACGGCACCGACGGGCCCTATGCCGGCCGCCCCACCTACGACAGCGTGGTGCAGGCCGCCACCGGCATGGCCGGCCTGATGCAGGCGCGTGATGGCCAGCCGGCCTACATGCCGATGCTGATCTGCGACCACGTGGCCGGCGAGATCGCCGCCGGCGCCATCCTGGCCGCGGTGCTGCGGCGCCAGGCCACCGGCGAGGGCAGCCGGATCGAGGTGCCGATGTTCGAGACCATGGCCGCCTTCGTGCTGCAGGAGCATCTGGCGCAGCACAGCTTCGATCCGCCGGTGGGCCCGCCGGGCGACCGCCGCCTGCTCAGCCCGCACAACCGGCCGGTGCAGACGGCCGATGGCTGGATCGCCTTCACCGTGAACACCGATGCCCAGGTGCGCGCCTTCCTGAAGGCCACCGACCGCGCGGCCCTGCTGGATGACCCGCGCTTTGCCAGCGTGGCCGGGCGTGCGCGCCATGTGGTGGAGTGGTTCGAGATCCGCGGCGCACCGCTCACCCGCCGCAGCACGGCGCAGTGGCTGGAGATCCTGCTGGCGGCCGACATCGCCGTGCAGCCCTGCCACACGCTGGAGAGCCTGCCCCAGGACCCGCACCTGCAGGCCGTGGGCCTGCTGGACTACGAGCAGCACCCGACCGAGGGGCGCACCGCGTCGATCCGAGCGTCGATCCGCGTGGACGACGCCACGCTCGACCGCCGCACGCCAGCCCAGCCCCGCGGCGCCGACACGCGCGCGCTGCTGGCCGAGCTGGGCCACACCACCGAGGCCATCCAGGCCATGTTCGACCAGGGCGCGGCGCAGTCGGCCGCCGTGGGCTGA
- a CDS encoding tautomerase family protein gives MPVVRVSWFEGKDTPTKQKVATDITDSIVKHTGTPAEYIYIIFEDVAPSDWAGAGKLYGPPAEDAKT, from the coding sequence ATGCCCGTCGTTCGCGTCAGCTGGTTTGAAGGCAAGGACACCCCCACCAAGCAGAAGGTGGCCACCGACATCACCGACAGCATCGTCAAGCACACCGGCACGCCGGCCGAGTACATCTACATCATCTTCGAAGACGTGGCGCCCAGCGACTGGGCCGGCGCCGGCAAGCTGTACGGCCCGCCGGCCGAAGACGCCAAGACCTGA
- a CDS encoding LysR family transcriptional regulator codes for MDRFTSMSVFVKVVDLGSFRAAADALDMSAQFVSKHVLALEQHLGVRLMHRTTRRQSLTDFGRQYVERARLILDELAQAEQLAAETQALPTGRLRINAPVSFGMNTLAPRLPEYMRACPQVQVELTLNNRAIDLVEEGYDAVFRVGELHDSGLIGRALAPYRLALCAAPAYLAAQPPLRHPQDLQQHVCLGFSHTELRSHWSFDGPEGRVTVPVHNRMLADHGEPLLHAAVAGLGIILQPLEVVGPALRSGQLVALLPDHPVPTRPLHLLYAPDRRVTPKLRSFIDFAVQAFGPG; via the coding sequence ATGGATCGATTCACCAGCATGTCCGTGTTCGTCAAGGTGGTGGACCTGGGCTCGTTCCGGGCGGCGGCCGATGCGCTGGACATGTCGGCCCAGTTCGTCAGCAAGCATGTGTTGGCGCTGGAGCAGCACCTGGGCGTGCGCCTGATGCACCGCACCACCCGGCGCCAGAGCCTGACCGACTTCGGGCGTCAGTACGTGGAGCGTGCGCGCTTGATCCTGGACGAGCTGGCCCAGGCCGAGCAGCTGGCGGCCGAGACCCAGGCCCTGCCCACCGGCCGGCTGCGCATCAACGCGCCGGTGAGCTTTGGCATGAACACGCTGGCGCCACGCTTGCCCGAGTACATGCGCGCCTGCCCGCAGGTGCAGGTGGAGCTGACGCTGAACAACCGCGCCATCGACCTGGTGGAGGAGGGCTACGACGCCGTATTTCGCGTGGGCGAGCTCCACGACAGCGGGCTGATCGGCCGTGCGCTGGCGCCTTACCGGCTGGCGCTGTGCGCAGCGCCCGCCTACCTGGCCGCGCAGCCGCCGCTGCGGCATCCGCAGGATCTGCAGCAGCATGTCTGCCTGGGCTTCTCGCACACCGAGCTGCGCAGCCACTGGAGCTTCGACGGCCCCGAGGGCCGCGTCACCGTGCCGGTGCACAACCGCATGCTGGCCGACCATGGCGAGCCGTTGCTGCATGCTGCGGTGGCCGGGCTGGGCATCATCCTGCAGCCGCTGGAGGTGGTGGGCCCGGCGCTGCGCAGCGGCCAGCTGGTAGCGCTGCTGCCCGACCACCCGGTGCCCACCCGGCCGCTGCACCTGCTGTATGCGCCCGACCGCCGCGTGACGCCCAAGCTGCGCAGCTTCATCGACTTTGCCGTCCAGGCCTTCGGCCCGGGCTGA
- a CDS encoding IS630 family transposase, with product MRVAKTIELDADTERELRVLAKRRTVEARLQQRALVVLLAAEGRQNKDIAVDAGLDRRQVAMWRERFLSGGIDALRKDAPRSGRPATITAEMESRIVQATLHDKPVDATHWSTRTLAAHLGVGATTVRRVWQSNGLKPHLSRTFKLSRDPRFEDKLLDVVGLYMNPPEHALVLSCDEKSQIQALNRTQPGLPMKRGRAGTVTHDYKRHGTTTLFAALNTVDGKVISMCQPRHRHTEWLKFLRLIDRRTPKHLGLHLIVDNYATHSHPEVQKWLARHPRFVMHFTPTSASWLNMVERFFRDITDKRIRRDSFASVAELELAIDLYVAHHNIDPKPFIWTARATDILAKVTRAKAALVTAPE from the coding sequence GTGCGGGTTGCCAAGACGATTGAACTGGACGCAGACACCGAGCGCGAGCTCCGTGTGCTGGCCAAGCGCCGAACGGTGGAGGCCCGGTTGCAGCAGCGTGCGCTGGTCGTGCTGCTGGCCGCCGAGGGCCGGCAGAACAAGGACATCGCTGTCGATGCAGGACTGGATCGGCGCCAGGTCGCCATGTGGCGCGAGCGCTTCCTCAGCGGTGGCATCGACGCGCTGCGCAAGGACGCCCCACGCAGCGGCCGTCCGGCCACGATCACCGCTGAGATGGAGTCGCGCATCGTGCAGGCCACGCTGCACGACAAGCCGGTCGACGCCACGCACTGGAGCACCCGCACCTTGGCCGCGCACCTGGGTGTGGGAGCCACCACCGTGCGTCGGGTTTGGCAGAGCAACGGCCTGAAGCCGCACCTGAGCCGCACGTTCAAGCTCTCGCGTGATCCACGGTTCGAGGACAAGTTGCTCGACGTCGTCGGCCTGTACATGAACCCGCCCGAGCACGCCCTGGTGCTCAGCTGCGACGAGAAGAGCCAGATCCAGGCGCTCAACCGTACACAGCCGGGTCTGCCGATGAAGCGCGGGCGTGCCGGCACCGTGACCCACGACTACAAGCGCCACGGCACGACCACGCTGTTTGCCGCGCTCAACACGGTGGACGGCAAGGTGATCTCGATGTGCCAGCCGCGCCACCGGCATACCGAGTGGCTGAAGTTCTTGCGGCTGATCGACCGCCGCACGCCCAAGCACCTGGGCCTTCACCTGATCGTGGACAACTACGCCACCCACAGCCACCCCGAGGTGCAGAAATGGCTGGCGCGTCATCCGCGGTTCGTCATGCACTTCACGCCGACCAGCGCTTCGTGGCTGAACATGGTCGAACGCTTCTTCCGCGACATCACCGACAAGCGCATCCGGCGTGACAGCTTCGCCAGCGTTGCCGAACTGGAGCTGGCCATCGACCTGTACGTGGCCCATCACAACATCGATCCCAAGCCGTTCATCTGGACGGCCCGCGCGACCGACATCCTGGCCAAGGTGACCCGGGCCAAGGCCGCCCTGGTCACCGCACCGGAATAA
- a CDS encoding TRAP transporter substrate-binding protein, with the protein MDRHPQDLTPDTPAPTHPRRRLLQQLGSLAAASLAPGLAWAQAGNKHTMKIAISIPESHPTTAALKAACAEILKESGGRLAIDVYPNGQLGSDTDTVSQVRSGAIDFVCTAGTIWGNLVPVTSINTVAFAFPDYATVWKAMDGELGAHMRAAFDKVNLVAVGKVFDHGFRQITHSSKPVTSPKDLAGMKIRVPASPILTSLFKGLDASPATVPIGELYTALQTKVVDGQENALPTIDATKLYEVQKYCTYTSHVWDCFTLVGNKRSWAGLPEDLRALVTRVMDAHAVKQRAAHEVLNASLETKLKATGMQFNKVDGKPFREVLQKSGYYTDWQKKFGPEAWALLEKYSGKLA; encoded by the coding sequence ATGGACCGCCACCCGCAAGACCTGACCCCCGACACGCCTGCGCCGACCCACCCGCGCCGGCGCCTGCTGCAGCAGCTGGGCAGCCTGGCCGCCGCCTCGCTGGCGCCCGGGCTGGCATGGGCCCAGGCCGGCAACAAGCACACGATGAAGATCGCCATCTCCATCCCGGAGAGCCATCCCACCACCGCGGCGCTGAAGGCCGCGTGTGCCGAGATCCTGAAGGAATCGGGCGGCCGGCTGGCCATCGACGTGTACCCCAACGGCCAGCTGGGCAGCGACACCGACACCGTCTCGCAGGTGCGTTCCGGGGCGATCGACTTCGTCTGCACCGCCGGCACCATCTGGGGCAACCTGGTGCCGGTGACGTCGATCAACACAGTGGCCTTCGCCTTCCCCGACTACGCCACGGTGTGGAAGGCCATGGACGGCGAGCTGGGGGCGCACATGCGCGCGGCCTTCGACAAGGTGAACCTGGTGGCGGTGGGCAAGGTGTTCGACCACGGCTTCCGCCAGATCACCCACTCGTCCAAGCCGGTCACCTCGCCCAAGGACCTGGCGGGCATGAAGATCCGCGTGCCGGCCAGCCCGATCCTGACCTCGCTGTTCAAGGGCCTGGACGCGTCACCCGCCACCGTGCCCATCGGCGAGCTCTACACCGCGCTGCAGACCAAGGTGGTCGATGGCCAGGAGAACGCGCTGCCCACCATCGACGCGACCAAGCTGTACGAGGTGCAGAAGTACTGCACCTACACCTCGCATGTGTGGGACTGCTTCACGCTGGTGGGCAACAAGCGCAGCTGGGCCGGCCTGCCCGAGGACCTGCGCGCCCTCGTCACGCGCGTGATGGACGCCCACGCCGTCAAGCAGCGCGCCGCACACGAGGTGCTCAACGCCTCGCTGGAGACCAAGCTCAAGGCCACCGGCATGCAGTTCAACAAGGTGGACGGCAAGCCCTTCCGCGAGGTGCTGCAGAAGTCAGGCTACTACACCGACTGGCAGAAGAAGTTCGGGCCCGAGGCCTGGGCGCTGCTTGAGAAGTACAGCGGCAAGCTCGCCTGA
- a CDS encoding cyclic GMP-AMP synthase DncV-like nucleotidyltransferase: MSYNANDHLVKFHAARVFVDNESLSLARQRRQANRERLKKGLDSAKEPSPIEHVAQGSYAMSTMVQSESESSDIDDGVVFSREALKGSRGGDRTANDAKEMVRAAVASTDNFKTPPEVRGNCVRIYYADGFHVDMPVYRKYEENGTTYKELASTGSWKASAPEDITTWFNGQVTAKSPDDTNGRQMRRTVRLLKAWSKSRTSWSMPSGFILSVLVDEQYYYNQSWKDREDLALLGVMRGIRTRLFSNERVHRPVSPREEITRDSTLGRIRKLRDELEYAIDELSKIERADCDELMALKALKKLFFTDFFDGRIKEIEDGDGGDGGGKGGGGNGGGRGLAAVPTSPVKKQGGSGQYA; the protein is encoded by the coding sequence GTGAGCTACAACGCCAACGACCATCTCGTGAAGTTCCACGCTGCGAGGGTCTTCGTCGACAACGAATCTCTCAGCTTGGCCCGCCAACGCCGACAAGCCAACCGCGAACGTCTAAAGAAGGGCCTGGACTCGGCAAAGGAGCCTTCACCGATAGAGCACGTCGCACAAGGCTCCTATGCGATGAGCACCATGGTCCAGTCCGAGTCGGAGTCCTCTGACATCGACGATGGCGTCGTGTTTAGCCGAGAGGCGCTCAAAGGGTCCCGCGGCGGAGACAGAACGGCCAACGACGCGAAGGAGATGGTGCGTGCGGCGGTGGCATCGACGGATAACTTCAAGACGCCGCCTGAAGTCCGCGGCAACTGTGTCCGCATCTACTACGCCGACGGGTTTCACGTAGATATGCCGGTCTATCGAAAGTACGAGGAAAACGGCACGACGTACAAGGAGCTTGCATCAACTGGTTCCTGGAAGGCGTCGGCACCGGAAGACATCACCACGTGGTTCAACGGCCAGGTGACTGCAAAGAGCCCCGATGACACAAACGGGCGGCAGATGCGGCGGACGGTTCGATTACTAAAGGCTTGGTCCAAGAGCCGAACGAGCTGGAGCATGCCCAGCGGGTTTATCTTGTCGGTGCTCGTTGACGAGCAGTACTACTACAACCAATCATGGAAGGACCGGGAGGACCTCGCGCTGCTCGGCGTGATGCGCGGCATTCGCACACGCCTGTTCTCCAATGAACGGGTCCACCGCCCTGTCTCGCCTCGTGAAGAGATTACTCGTGACTCGACCCTTGGGCGCATTCGCAAGCTCAGAGACGAGCTCGAGTACGCAATCGACGAGCTCTCCAAGATTGAACGGGCAGATTGCGATGAGCTTATGGCATTGAAGGCCTTGAAGAAGCTGTTCTTCACCGACTTCTTCGACGGCCGCATCAAGGAAATCGAGGACGGGGACGGCGGCGATGGCGGCGGAAAGGGCGGCGGTGGGAACGGTGGTGGCCGCGGTCTCGCAGCCGTCCCTACTTCGCCGGTGAAGAAGCAAGGTGGCAGCGGTCAATATGCCTGA
- a CDS encoding LysR family transcriptional regulator has protein sequence MSQLDPLTCIHTFVAVVRAGSFTQAAERLGLTTSAVGKRMARLEQHLGLPLFHRGGRQMRLTLDGQAYFDSCASALDQIAATEAALTPQTRLLQGRVRLDMPVAFGKRIVLPLLLDIARQHPGLLLTMNFNEATVDLVRQEVDVAIRFGTLDDSSHLVARRISRQTRLICAAPSYLAAHGTPQVPEDLNGHRCIVGTLQGPPTAWMLREVPGQDDNAALRQFTPPASHQFNDGEAIIDAAVAGYGLCQMPSSLLRQPIARGALVPVLAAWTGTPVDVHVMWSRHATLSPRIRFVVDQLVAAGERGALD, from the coding sequence ATGAGCCAGCTCGATCCCCTGACCTGCATCCACACCTTCGTGGCCGTGGTGCGCGCCGGCAGCTTCACGCAGGCCGCCGAGCGCCTGGGCCTGACCACCTCGGCCGTGGGCAAGCGCATGGCCCGGCTGGAGCAGCACCTGGGCCTTCCGCTGTTCCACCGTGGCGGCCGCCAGATGCGGCTGACGTTGGACGGCCAGGCCTATTTCGACAGCTGCGCCAGCGCGCTGGACCAGATCGCCGCCACCGAGGCCGCGCTCACGCCACAGACCCGCTTGCTGCAGGGCCGCGTGCGGCTGGACATGCCGGTGGCCTTCGGCAAGCGCATCGTGCTGCCGCTGCTGCTGGACATCGCGCGCCAGCACCCCGGCCTGCTGCTGACGATGAACTTCAACGAGGCCACGGTGGATCTGGTGCGCCAGGAGGTGGACGTGGCCATCCGCTTTGGCACGCTGGACGACAGCAGCCACCTGGTGGCCCGGCGCATCAGCCGCCAGACGCGCCTGATCTGCGCCGCGCCGTCCTACCTGGCCGCGCACGGCACGCCGCAGGTGCCCGAAGACCTGAACGGCCACCGCTGCATCGTGGGCACGCTGCAGGGCCCGCCCACGGCCTGGATGCTGCGCGAGGTGCCGGGGCAGGATGACAACGCGGCGCTGCGCCAGTTCACGCCGCCGGCCAGCCACCAGTTCAACGATGGCGAGGCCATCATCGACGCGGCGGTGGCGGGCTACGGCCTGTGCCAGATGCCCTCGTCGCTGCTGCGCCAGCCGATTGCGCGCGGTGCGCTGGTGCCGGTGCTGGCCGCCTGGACCGGCACGCCGGTGGATGTGCATGTGATGTGGTCGCGCCATGCCACGCTGAGCCCGCGCATCCGCTTCGTCGTTGACCAGCTGGTGGCGGCCGGCGAGCGCGGCGCGCTCGACTGA
- a CDS encoding IclR family transcriptional regulator, whose amino-acid sequence MNVDDTPPEAATEAEGRSYSAPALEKGLDILETLCRSEQPLTQKDIAQRLGRSVGEIYRMVACLVNRNYLSLVDENTYGITTKLFELAHINPPTHRLLFEATPIMQRLASELDQSCHLTVYGQGKQVVLCKVDTPSGMGFAVRAGAELDVLISASGRVLLAFQDDETRRLRIEESLQRRPEQADPQLERTLASIRAAGYESIPSVQVRGLYAVSFPILDTQGRAIAALTVPYAERIDQSQRKSIPEVTEALGAAARHLSTRIGGMVSAPGISAAGRRAAAA is encoded by the coding sequence ATGAACGTCGACGACACCCCGCCCGAAGCCGCGACCGAGGCCGAGGGCCGCTCCTACTCGGCCCCCGCGCTGGAAAAGGGCCTGGACATCCTGGAGACGCTGTGCCGCAGCGAGCAGCCGCTGACGCAGAAGGACATCGCCCAGCGCCTGGGCCGCAGCGTGGGCGAGATCTACCGCATGGTGGCCTGCCTGGTGAACCGCAACTACCTGAGCCTGGTCGACGAGAACACCTACGGCATCACCACCAAGCTGTTCGAGCTGGCGCACATCAACCCGCCCACGCACCGGCTGTTGTTCGAGGCCACGCCGATCATGCAGCGCCTGGCCAGCGAGCTGGACCAGTCCTGCCACCTCACCGTGTACGGCCAGGGCAAGCAGGTGGTGCTGTGCAAGGTGGACACGCCCAGCGGCATGGGCTTTGCCGTGCGCGCCGGGGCCGAGTTGGATGTGCTGATCTCGGCTTCGGGCCGGGTGCTGCTGGCCTTCCAGGACGACGAGACGCGCCGCTTGCGCATCGAGGAATCGCTGCAGCGCCGCCCGGAGCAGGCCGACCCGCAGCTCGAGCGCACGCTGGCGTCCATCCGCGCGGCGGGTTATGAGTCGATCCCCAGCGTGCAGGTACGCGGCCTGTATGCGGTGAGCTTTCCCATCCTGGACACCCAGGGTCGCGCCATCGCGGCGCTCACCGTGCCGTATGCCGAGCGCATCGACCAGAGCCAGCGCAAGTCCATCCCCGAGGTCACCGAGGCGCTGGGCGCGGCCGCCCGCCATCTGTCAACGCGCATCGGCGGCATGGTCTCGGCGCCGGGCATCAGCGCGGCAGGCCGGCGCGCAGCAGCCGCCTGA
- a CDS encoding VOC family protein: protein MKFKFHHMNLCTDNLPRLTQFYKTLFELGTIADAEHTVVSGNREDRAYTGAVDFLTDGAIEFHWAERDLDTGFKMKKFVNPMGHGHYCFRTDDIQGFMRRCDELGIRYADYGCWAIPGWHQVFLHDPDGHCIEVHQPGVFNR, encoded by the coding sequence ATGAAATTCAAGTTCCACCACATGAACCTGTGCACGGACAACCTGCCCCGGCTCACCCAGTTCTACAAGACGCTGTTTGAGCTGGGCACCATCGCCGACGCCGAGCACACCGTGGTCAGCGGCAACCGCGAAGACCGCGCCTACACCGGTGCGGTGGACTTCCTGACCGATGGCGCGATCGAGTTCCACTGGGCCGAGCGCGACCTGGACACGGGCTTCAAGATGAAGAAGTTCGTCAACCCGATGGGCCACGGCCACTACTGCTTCCGCACCGACGACATCCAGGGCTTCATGCGCCGCTGCGACGAGCTGGGCATCCGCTACGCCGACTACGGCTGCTGGGCCATCCCCGGCTGGCACCAGGTGTTCCTGCACGACCCCGACGGCCATTGCATCGAGGTGCACCAGCCCGGCGTGTTCAACCGCTGA
- a CDS encoding serine hydrolase domain-containing protein: MHLRSPVSVSLALAGLLLGASAATAQTAAVGPAARPGPVAAANNTLPAAAEAGARSMLAGSAGGFAVGHGRQGVLTSLAYFGGMAPDTAYPIASASKWLVAATLMTLVDEGRVSLDQPIATWLTGLGADAGRITLRQLLSQTAGLAGASGEFYDIAQDHRITLAESARDIARRPLVSRPGEVFAYGTGGFQLVGAVVEAVTGQRWAEAFDERVARPLGMTHTRWVHLRLDSSDEFPAAETLNPVLQGGAVSTPEDYLRFLAMLSQGGRHGDRQILSQQSVDAMLTDQTARARMTPTPASVLPLAHYSLGSWCETWDAQGACQRNSSIGLYGVYPWIERNTGRFGVVFPYVRDNAFRFWPQIEAIRNAVSG; the protein is encoded by the coding sequence ATGCATCTCAGAAGCCCCGTCTCTGTCTCCCTCGCGCTGGCCGGCCTGTTGCTGGGCGCCAGTGCCGCCACCGCCCAGACCGCCGCGGTGGGCCCCGCCGCCCGGCCCGGCCCGGTGGCCGCCGCGAACAACACCCTTCCCGCAGCGGCGGAAGCCGGTGCCCGCAGCATGCTGGCGGGCAGCGCGGGTGGGTTTGCCGTCGGCCATGGCCGTCAGGGCGTGCTGACGTCCTTGGCCTACTTCGGCGGCATGGCGCCGGACACGGCCTATCCCATCGCCTCGGCGTCGAAGTGGCTGGTGGCCGCCACGCTGATGACCCTGGTGGACGAGGGCCGCGTGTCGCTCGACCAGCCGATTGCCACCTGGCTGACCGGCCTGGGTGCCGACGCCGGCCGCATCACGCTGCGCCAGCTGCTGTCGCAGACCGCCGGGCTGGCCGGCGCGTCGGGCGAGTTCTACGACATTGCGCAGGATCACCGCATCACGCTGGCCGAGTCGGCGCGTGACATCGCGCGGCGTCCGCTGGTCAGCCGGCCGGGCGAGGTGTTCGCCTACGGCACCGGCGGCTTCCAGCTGGTGGGGGCGGTGGTGGAGGCCGTCACCGGCCAGCGCTGGGCCGAGGCCTTTGACGAACGCGTCGCACGGCCGCTGGGCATGACGCACACGCGCTGGGTCCACCTGCGCCTGGACAGCAGCGACGAGTTTCCGGCCGCCGAGACCTTGAACCCGGTGCTGCAGGGCGGCGCGGTGAGCACGCCCGAGGACTACCTGCGGTTCCTGGCCATGCTGTCGCAAGGCGGGCGCCATGGCGACCGCCAGATCCTGTCGCAGCAGTCGGTCGACGCGATGCTGACCGACCAGACGGCCCGCGCGCGCATGACCCCCACGCCGGCCAGCGTGCTGCCACTGGCGCACTACAGCCTGGGCAGCTGGTGCGAGACCTGGGATGCGCAAGGCGCCTGCCAGCGCAACTCCAGCATCGGCCTGTATGGTGTGTACCCGTGGATCGAGCGGAACACCGGCCGTTTCGGCGTGGTGTTTCCCTACGTCCGCGACAACGCCTTCCGCTTCTGGCCGCAGATCGAGGCCATCCGCAACGCGGTCAGCGGGTGA
- a CDS encoding Mov34/MPN/PAD-1 family protein, with product MKYFHRDITIHLGATCLATLDANRQRTRFHREIGGQLFAQFVDSSLVVERATCVKGVRSRFSFLPHRGEEQREIDALFRQGLHYVGDWHTHPEGTPTPSGSDRTKMLEIFQQSKHQLPYMLMAIAGLEAFPDGLFLGVVEAGQIVQLWPRT from the coding sequence GTGAAGTACTTCCATCGAGACATCACGATTCATCTCGGGGCGACCTGCCTTGCTACGCTGGACGCAAATCGTCAGCGCACGCGCTTCCACCGAGAAATCGGCGGGCAACTGTTCGCCCAGTTCGTTGACAGTTCATTGGTCGTCGAACGAGCGACATGCGTCAAGGGAGTTCGTAGCAGGTTCTCATTCCTGCCGCATAGGGGCGAAGAGCAGCGGGAGATTGATGCACTCTTTAGGCAGGGTCTCCACTACGTCGGAGACTGGCATACTCATCCGGAAGGTACGCCAACACCCTCTGGTTCTGACCGGACGAAGATGCTCGAGATCTTTCAGCAGTCAAAGCACCAGCTTCCGTACATGCTCATGGCCATCGCCGGTCTTGAGGCGTTTCCGGACGGTCTCTTCCTAGGCGTCGTAGAGGCTGGCCAAATAGTCCAGCTGTGGCCTCGGACGTGA